Part of the Chitinivibrionales bacterium genome, TGCATGCCGTCTGAAAGGCCGTGTTTTGTTGGTAACAATAGCGATCGATACACTCATGAGCGGAAAACGCTGCCGCTCCCCTTTCCGGTTGATGGATTCGATAAATCCGTTCCGGGCATCGACACTGTTATAAAACTGATAGATACCACGGTCGAACGTGGTTATAAAGGCTTTGGCAAAGGCTTCCCAGTATTCATATTCGGTAACCACGACAAAATCATCGCCACCTTCATGACCGATAAAAACATTGCGCATGTCTTTCCGTTTCGAAACCGCAACAAGACAATCACGGGTATACAAAATGGCCTCATCACCCTTTGTAAATCCATATTTGTCGTTATAAGCCTTGAAATTGTCAAGATCGCAATAGAGAACGCATATAATCTTGCCTGCACTCAAACAATCATCGATATACTGAGCGATAGTGATATTTCCGGGCAGACCCGTGAGTGGGTTGGCGCCCTTGGCTTCATCACGCATTCGCTGCAAAGCCACACTCATTTCGTTGAACGACGATGCCAGGTGACCGATTTCATCATCCCGCACAATCGGCACACGGATATCCAGATTACCCTGTGCAATAGAATGAGTCGCCTCATTCAGGTTCCGCAGTGGTATGAGAATCATTTTCGAAAGAAGCCAGGCAAATACAAGATGAATGGCAATAATCAGAATGGCAATCAGAACACATTGCCATAGCAGATTACCCATAGCTTCATCGATATCACGCATGGCCAGGGTTATGTATGCCACACCGATCTTATCGACTTCGTAGGTAAAGGGAATATAGAGGTCGATCGTTTTTGAGCTCTTATGGATCCGATTGTAAAAAAGTTTGTCTTCGAATCCCCGTTTGGTTATTGCCATATTGATCATTTTTAGATCGGTAACATCAGCCTCCTTTTTGCCGGTAGACTGATTATTCCGTATATCGACAATAACTTTCCCGCCCTCGGTAAAAATGGTCATATCTCTGATTCCGAGGGCGGCGGCTTCTCTCAGAATCTTGTTCACAGTAACAGTTGTCAAATCACCATTATTACTGATTATATTATCGATACGATACTTGAGACTCGATGCCATATGCTGGCTGCTCAAAATGGCATTGTCTCTGATAAGATCGGTCTGATTCTCATATACCATGATATTGAAAATGGTGATATTGAGAATCGTTACAAAAATGTAAAGGATTATGGTTTTATATATAATGGATTTTGTACTGATACCGAGCATATGGTCGTCCTTTTCAGGCGCAGCAAAAGATTGCTCTTCCGGTCTTCATCATGGTAAAAGACGGAAACATTTCACCTATAATGATATGGTTTATCGTAAGGTAAGTCAAGAAGATATATGAAGATATATAAGGATAATGCATTTAACCGAGTCAGCCGGGAGACAGGGCATATTCTTTGAGTTTGTTCCTGAGGGTCCGAATGGAAATATCCAGCATCCGGGCCGCTTTCGTACGGTTCTGGCTGCAATGTTCGAGTGTTCTGAGTATCAATTCTTTTTCTGCCAGCGCGACAGTCAGTCCGGGTTTAATATTAAATGCATTGGACTGTTTTTCCCGCGCATTTCCTTTGAATTCCAGAAGACCGTCATCGATCAGCCCCGACCTGGTCAAAACAACGGCACGTTCGATGGTATTTTCGAGTTCACGGATATTGCCGGGCCAACCATGGTCTCTGAGTTTCTCCAGAGCACCCTCTCCCAGGCCCTCAACACTGAATCCGTTTTCATCGTTATATTTTTTGACAAAGTGTTCGACCAGCTCAGGGATGTCGTCTTTTCGTTCCCGCAGCGGCGGGAGCAGGATATGAAATACATTGAGCCGGTAAAAAAGATCTTCCCGGAACCGTCCCTTGGCAACATCGTTGTCCAGGTCGCGATTTGTTGTCGCAACAACCCGCACATCGACCTCTATCGACTCCTCGCCGCCGACCCGGTTGATCTCCCGCTCCTGAAGCACTCGAAGCAGTTTTGCCTGCACTGTTGCCGGCATTTCCCCGATTTCATCAAGAAGAATCGTGCCGCCCGAAGCCAGCTCAAATTTCCCGGTTTTCTGTTTCATGGCCCCGGTAAAGGCTCCCTTTTCATGGCCAAATAATTCGGATTCGATAAGCCCCTCGGGAAGTGCCGCACAATTAACTTTGATAAAAG contains:
- a CDS encoding HAMP domain-containing protein, whose protein sequence is MLGISTKSIIYKTIILYIFVTILNITIFNIMVYENQTDLIRDNAILSSQHMASSLKYRIDNIISNNGDLTTVTVNKILREAAALGIRDMTIFTEGGKVIVDIRNNQSTGKKEADVTDLKMINMAITKRGFEDKLFYNRIHKSSKTIDLYIPFTYEVDKIGVAYITLAMRDIDEAMGNLLWQCVLIAILIIAIHLVFAWLLSKMILIPLRNLNEATHSIAQGNLDIRVPIVRDDEIGHLASSFNEMSVALQRMRDEAKGANPLTGLPGNITIAQYIDDCLSAGKIICVLYCDLDNFKAYNDKYGFTKGDEAILYTRDCLVAVSKRKDMRNVFIGHEGGDDFVVVTEYEYWEAFAKAFITTFDRGIYQFYNSVDARNGFIESINRKGERQRFPLMSVSIAIVTNKTRPFRRHAEMIQVAAEVKKHVKNMDGSCYAIDRRTGSISPTQRIATPPGRNTISTNG
- a CDS encoding response regulator, whose amino-acid sequence is MAREHILVVDDDSLFRESIIEILCRQGYDPEPAANGEEAIRSFRSGVFDLVISDMKMPGMSGIELLEKIKQMNGDIPFLMVTAFGDVNTAVDAMKKGANDYIQKTNNLIDELEFSVKRLLEYRLLVRENKQLKTALRKQYMYVGRNESVEKIRTLTDKVAPSRSTVLISGESGTGKELVARSIHCLSNRCRNPFIKVNCAALPEGLIESELFGHEKGAFTGAMKQKTGKFELASGGTILLDEIGEMPATVQAKLLRVLQEREINRVGGEESIEVDVRVVATTNRDLDNDVAKGRFREDLFYRLNVFHILLPPLRERKDDIPELVEHFVKKYNDENGFSVEGLGEGALEKLRDHGWPGNIRELENTIERAVVLTRSGLIDDGLLEFKGNAREKQSNAFNIKPGLTVALAEKELILRTLEHCSQNRTKAARMLDISIRTLRNKLKEYALSPG